In one Terriglobia bacterium genomic region, the following are encoded:
- the thrS gene encoding threonine--tRNA ligase, which translates to MDQIRVTLPDGKVHEVAKGTTAGEIARKIGPRLAEAALVARVTPATAPATGAAKALAATGTDEPEAGDLVDLRRPLEQDVRLQILTEKDPDALYVFRHSAAHLLAAAVMDLYPGVKLGIGPPVENGFFYEFLREEPFTPDDLVKIEKKMHELAEQDIPNERKLLPKAEALELYKKTNQTFKCQLVEEKAEEPMVSFYTTGKFIDFCRGPHIPSTKRITAFKLMSVAGAYWKGQEGNAQLQRIYGACFFTQKDLDDYLHRLEEAKRRDHRKLGPELDFFSIQEEAGPGLIFWHPKGGLVRKIIEDWLREELLKRGYDLVFTPHIMRLDLWKTSGHTNFYKENMFGAVEVEKAEYQLKPMNCPGHILIYKTKLKSYRDLPVRLAELGTVYRYERSGVLHGLLRVRGFTQDDAHIFCTPSQIEGEVEACVDFAFAVMKNFGFDKFEVELSDWDATHPENYAGKPEDWHRATAALAGTLKRMNIPFKRMEGEAAFYGPKIDVKLIDAIGRPWQLTTVQFDFNLPARFGLEYVGEDGARHQPLMVHRALLGSVERFFGILIEHYAGAFPVWLAPVQVEVCPVSEKVNDYARHVTETLKHHGLRVHLDDRNDKLPAKIRDAQMQKIPYMLVVGAKEAEAGTVSVRHRSKGDLGPRPLAEFVAALQKEAETRAAQ; encoded by the coding sequence ATGGATCAGATTCGCGTTACCTTGCCGGACGGAAAAGTGCACGAGGTGGCGAAGGGCACGACTGCGGGGGAGATTGCCCGCAAGATCGGGCCGCGCCTGGCGGAAGCCGCGCTGGTCGCGCGGGTGACGCCGGCCACAGCGCCCGCGACGGGCGCCGCGAAAGCTCTGGCCGCGACCGGCACGGACGAGCCGGAGGCCGGCGACCTGGTGGACCTGCGGCGCCCGCTCGAGCAGGACGTCCGCCTGCAGATCCTCACGGAAAAAGATCCCGACGCGCTCTACGTTTTCCGCCACTCCGCGGCGCACCTGCTGGCCGCCGCGGTGATGGATCTCTATCCCGGCGTGAAGCTGGGCATCGGCCCGCCGGTGGAGAACGGCTTCTTCTACGAATTCCTGCGCGAGGAGCCGTTCACCCCGGACGACCTCGTCAAGATCGAAAAGAAAATGCACGAGCTGGCGGAGCAGGACATCCCCAACGAGCGCAAGCTGCTGCCCAAGGCCGAAGCGCTCGAGCTGTATAAGAAGACCAACCAGACCTTCAAGTGCCAGCTGGTCGAGGAAAAGGCCGAAGAGCCGATGGTCTCCTTCTACACCACGGGGAAATTCATCGACTTCTGCCGCGGACCGCACATTCCTTCCACCAAGCGCATCACGGCCTTCAAGCTGATGAGCGTGGCCGGAGCCTACTGGAAGGGCCAGGAAGGCAACGCGCAGTTGCAGCGCATCTACGGCGCGTGCTTTTTCACGCAGAAGGACCTCGACGATTACCTGCACCGCCTGGAAGAGGCCAAGCGCCGCGACCACCGCAAGCTGGGCCCGGAGCTGGACTTCTTCAGCATCCAGGAGGAGGCCGGGCCGGGGCTGATCTTCTGGCACCCCAAGGGCGGCCTGGTGCGCAAGATCATCGAGGACTGGCTGCGCGAGGAGCTGCTGAAGCGCGGCTACGACCTGGTGTTCACGCCGCACATCATGCGCCTGGATCTGTGGAAGACCAGCGGGCACACCAATTTTTACAAAGAGAACATGTTCGGCGCGGTGGAGGTCGAAAAGGCCGAATACCAGCTCAAGCCCATGAACTGCCCGGGCCACATCCTCATTTACAAGACCAAGCTGAAGAGCTATCGCGACCTGCCGGTGCGCCTGGCTGAGCTCGGCACGGTCTACCGCTACGAACGCAGCGGCGTGCTGCACGGCCTGCTGCGCGTGCGCGGCTTTACGCAGGACGATGCGCACATCTTCTGCACGCCCTCGCAGATCGAGGGGGAAGTCGAAGCCTGCGTGGACTTCGCCTTCGCGGTGATGAAAAATTTCGGCTTCGACAAATTCGAGGTCGAGCTCTCCGACTGGGACGCCACACACCCGGAAAACTACGCCGGCAAGCCCGAGGACTGGCACCGCGCTACCGCCGCGCTCGCCGGCACCCTGAAGCGCATGAACATTCCCTTCAAGCGTATGGAGGGCGAAGCCGCGTTCTACGGGCCGAAGATCGACGTCAAGCTGATCGACGCCATCGGGCGGCCCTGGCAGCTCACCACCGTGCAGTTCGATTTCAACCTCCCGGCGCGCTTCGGCCTGGAATACGTCGGCGAAGACGGCGCGCGGCACCAGCCCCTGATGGTGCACCGCGCCCTGCTCGGCTCGGTCGAACGCTTCTTCGGCATCCTCATCGAGCACTACGCCGGGGCGTTTCCGGTGTGGCTCGCGCCGGTGCAGGTGGAAGTCTGCCCGGTGAGCGAAAAGGTCAACGACTACGCCAGGCACGTGACGGAAACCCTGAAGCACCATGGCCTGCGCGTGCATCTCGACGACCGCAACGACAAGCTCCCGGCAAAGATCCGCGACGCGCAGATGCAGAAGATTCCCTACATGCTGGTGGTGGGCGCGAAGGAAGCGGAAGCCGGCACGGTCTCCGTGCGCCACCGCAGCAAGGGCGACCTCGGCCCGCGCCCGCTCGCCGAATTCGTCGCGGCCCTGCAGAAGGAAGCGGAAACCCGCGCCGCGCAATAG
- a CDS encoding DUF4242 domain-containing protein, with protein MPKFLIEREIPGAGKLSAAELHGVAQKSCSVIRTLPGVQWVESYVTDDKVYCVYIAPNEQAIRDHAQQGGFPANRISVIRRMIDPTTSEG; from the coding sequence ATGCCGAAATTTCTGATTGAGCGGGAAATCCCCGGCGCGGGAAAACTCAGCGCGGCGGAGCTGCATGGCGTCGCCCAGAAGTCCTGCAGCGTGATCCGCACTTTGCCGGGCGTGCAGTGGGTCGAGAGCTACGTCACCGACGACAAGGTTTATTGCGTGTACATCGCGCCGAACGAGCAGGCCATCCGCGACCACGCCCAGCAAGGCGGCTTCCCGGCCAACCGCATCTCCGTCATCCGCCGCATGATCGACCCCACGACCTCGGAGGGCTAG